One genomic segment of Burkholderiaceae bacterium includes these proteins:
- the rbfA gene encoding 30S ribosome-binding factor RbfA, with amino-acid sequence MPRKSIVPNRGFRVADQIQRDLSELIARELKDPRVGMVTLNAVEVTPDYAHAKVFFSVLTGDAQASAEALNHAAGHLRNGLFKRLHIHTVPTLHFVFDRTTERAADMNALIAKAVASRSKDADE; translated from the coding sequence ATGCCCCGCAAGAGCATCGTTCCCAACCGCGGCTTTCGCGTCGCCGACCAGATCCAGCGCGATCTGTCGGAGCTGATCGCGCGCGAGCTGAAGGACCCGCGCGTGGGCATGGTCACCCTCAACGCGGTCGAGGTCACGCCCGACTACGCGCACGCCAAGGTGTTCTTCAGCGTGCTGACGGGCGACGCCCAGGCCAGCGCCGAGGCGCTCAACCACGCCGCCGGCCACCTGCGCAATGGCCTGTTCAAGCGCCTGCACATCCACACTGTGCCCACGCTGCACTTCGTGTTCGACCGCACCACCGAGCGTGCGGCCGACATGAACGCGCTGATCGCCAAGGCGGTGGCCTCGCGCTCCAAGGACGCCGACGAGTAA
- the rimP gene encoding ribosome maturation factor RimP codes for MALQPTIEDTVRSLGYELVELERSAGGLLRVTIDWPWAAEQVERLVSVDDCERVTRQLQYVLEVEGVDYQRLEVSSPGIDRPLRHAQDFERFAGEVVDLVLKAPIGAAAAGQVAANRKKFRGTLQRGEGEGWRIVWRDEPAVKPGVRVSKKREAAPEQALDFALDELASARLAPVVDFKGRKPKGDSVEAKQE; via the coding sequence GTGGCACTGCAACCGACGATCGAAGACACCGTGCGCTCATTGGGATATGAGCTGGTCGAGCTGGAACGCTCGGCCGGGGGGCTGCTGCGGGTGACGATCGACTGGCCATGGGCCGCGGAGCAGGTCGAGCGCCTGGTGTCGGTGGACGATTGCGAGCGCGTGACGCGCCAGCTGCAGTACGTGCTGGAGGTCGAGGGCGTGGACTACCAGCGCCTGGAAGTGTCCTCGCCCGGCATCGACCGGCCGCTGCGCCACGCGCAGGACTTCGAGCGCTTTGCGGGCGAGGTGGTCGATCTGGTGCTGAAGGCGCCCATCGGCGCGGCCGCGGCCGGCCAGGTGGCCGCCAACCGCAAGAAGTTTCGCGGCACGCTGCAGCGCGGCGAAGGCGAGGGCTGGCGCATCGTGTGGCGTGACGAGCCGGCGGTCAAGCCGGGCGTGCGCGTGAGCAAGAAGCGCGAGGCGGCGCCCGAGCAGGCGCTGGACTTCGCGCTGGACGAGCTGGCCTCGGCGCGCCTGGCGCCGGTGGTCGATTTCAAGGGTCGAAAGCCCAAGGGTGATTCGGTTGAGGCAAAACAGGAATAA
- the nusA gene encoding transcription termination/antitermination protein NusA codes for MNRELLMLVEAISREKNVEHDVVFGAVEAALAQAAKKLYEGDVDLRVAIDRETGDYETFRRWHVVPDEAGLQLPDQEILLFEAKEQIPDIEVDEYIEEPVDSVPIGRIGAMAAKQVILQKIRDAEREMLLNDFMSRGEKIFTGTVKRMDKGDIIVESGRVEGRLRRGEMIPKENLRNGDRVRAMIMEVDLTLRGAPILLSRSAPEFMIELFRNEVPEIEQGLLEIKSCARDPGSRAKIAVLSHDKRVDPIGTCVGVRGTRVNAVTNELAGERVDIVLWSDDPAQFVIGALAPANVSSIVVDEEKHAMDVVVDEENLAIAIGRGGQNVRLASDLTGWKINIMDAAESAQKQAEETTSLRKLFMEKLDVDEEIADMLIAEGFTNLEEVAYVPIQEMLDIEGFDEETVEELRARAKDALLTQAIAREESMDAVSQDLRDLEGLTPALIGQLAEAGVQTRDDLADLAVDELTAITGQSEDEARALILKAREHWFASQE; via the coding sequence ATGAACCGCGAACTGTTGATGCTGGTCGAGGCGATTTCGCGCGAGAAGAACGTCGAGCATGACGTCGTGTTCGGCGCGGTCGAGGCCGCGCTGGCCCAGGCCGCCAAGAAGCTGTACGAGGGCGACGTCGATCTGCGCGTGGCCATCGACCGGGAGACCGGCGACTACGAGACCTTCCGCCGCTGGCACGTGGTGCCCGACGAGGCCGGCCTGCAGCTGCCCGACCAGGAAATCCTGCTGTTCGAGGCCAAGGAGCAGATCCCGGACATCGAGGTCGACGAGTACATCGAGGAGCCGGTCGATTCGGTGCCCATCGGGCGCATCGGCGCCATGGCGGCCAAGCAGGTCATCCTGCAGAAGATCCGCGACGCCGAGCGCGAGATGCTGCTGAACGACTTCATGAGCCGCGGCGAAAAAATCTTCACCGGCACCGTCAAGCGCATGGACAAGGGCGACATCATCGTCGAGAGCGGGCGCGTCGAAGGGCGCCTGCGCCGCGGCGAGATGATCCCGAAGGAAAACCTGCGCAACGGCGACCGCGTGCGCGCCATGATCATGGAGGTGGACCTGACGCTGCGCGGCGCGCCCATCCTGCTGTCGCGCTCGGCGCCGGAGTTCATGATCGAGCTGTTCCGCAACGAGGTGCCCGAGATCGAGCAGGGCCTGCTGGAGATCAAGAGCTGCGCGCGCGACCCCGGCAGCCGCGCCAAGATCGCCGTGCTCAGCCACGACAAGCGCGTGGACCCCATCGGCACCTGCGTCGGCGTGCGCGGCACGCGCGTCAACGCCGTCACCAACGAGCTGGCCGGCGAGCGCGTGGACATCGTGCTGTGGTCCGACGACCCGGCGCAGTTCGTGATCGGCGCGCTGGCGCCGGCCAACGTCTCGTCGATCGTGGTCGATGAGGAAAAGCACGCCATGGACGTGGTGGTGGACGAGGAAAACCTGGCCATCGCCATCGGCCGCGGCGGCCAGAACGTGCGCCTGGCCTCCGACCTGACGGGCTGGAAGATCAACATCATGGACGCGGCCGAATCGGCCCAGAAGCAGGCCGAGGAAACCACCTCGCTGCGCAAGCTGTTCATGGAAAAGCTCGACGTCGACGAGGAGATCGCCGACATGCTGATCGCCGAAGGCTTCACCAACCTGGAGGAAGTGGCCTACGTGCCGATCCAGGAAATGCTGGACATCGAGGGCTTCGACGAGGAAACCGTCGAGGAGCTGCGCGCCCGCGCCAAGGATGCCCTGCTGACGCAGGCCATCGCCCGCGAGGAAAGCATGGACGCGGTGTCGCAGGACCTGCGTGACCTCGAGGGCCTGACCCCCGCGCTGATCGGCCAGCTGGCCGAAGCCGGCGTGCAGACGCGCGACGACCTGGCCGACCTGGCCGTCGATGAACTCACCGCCATCACTGGGCAGTCCGAGGACGAGGCCCGGGCCCTGATCCTGAAGGCGCGCGAGCACTGGTTCGCCAGCCAAGAGTAA
- a CDS encoding PIN domain-containing protein, with the protein MIIADAGFFYALADAGDAWHGRSVRALDTQAEGWITTWPVLTEATHLLTRWIGTDAAQALLLDVAAGGVAVWQWPAPQTERLAQLMARYANLPMDLADASLVLLAEHLGHGRILSTDERDFGAYRFKSREPFVNLLAQDLHG; encoded by the coding sequence ATGATCATTGCCGACGCCGGGTTCTTCTACGCCCTAGCCGACGCCGGCGATGCCTGGCACGGGCGCTCGGTGCGGGCACTGGACACCCAGGCCGAAGGCTGGATCACCACCTGGCCGGTGCTGACCGAGGCCACGCACCTGCTCACGCGCTGGATCGGCACCGACGCGGCCCAGGCCCTGCTGCTGGACGTGGCCGCCGGCGGCGTGGCCGTGTGGCAGTGGCCGGCGCCGCAAACCGAGCGCCTGGCGCAGCTGATGGCCCGCTACGCCAACCTGCCGATGGACCTGGCCGACGCCTCGCTGGTGCTGCTGGCCGAGCACCTGGGCCACGGGCGCATCCTGAGCACCGACGAGCGCGACTTTGGTGCCTACCGCTTCAAGAGCCGCGAGCCTTTCGTCAACCTGCTGGCGCAAGACCTGCATGGTTGA
- a CDS encoding ABC transporter ATP-binding protein gives MTPPLLDVRGLRVAFGPKTVVDGVDFALAPGERLALVGESGSGKSVTALALLGLLHGARTQGQALFETAQGRRDLLGLPERELRGLRGDDIAMIFQEPMTALNPLMTVGEQIAEVLRLKRALTPAQSAQAATDLLARTGIPEPARRAGAYPHQLSGGQRQRAMIAMALACQPRLLLADEPTTALDVSLRGQILALLGELQRETGMAVLLITHDLNLVRRFADRVAVMQHGRLVEQGATAALLAAPRHAYTQQLLASRPERDVDESPAAPGATPVLAARGLRVVYPTPLPGICGWFKKGEFVALQGADFSLPPGRTLGVIGESGSGKSTLAQAALGLLARRQVGGDIRVAGRPWQHRAGPDRPLRRAVQVVFQDPFSSLSPRMTVQEIVGEGLRVHQRELPEAERVARVHQALADVGLGGERFAGLLARYPHEFSGGQRQRIALARALIVGPELLVLDEPTSALDVTIQKQVLALLQALQRERRLAYLLITHDVAVVRAMAHEVIVLKDGVVVESGAAAQVLGAPRHPYTQKLLAAA, from the coding sequence ATGACGCCGCCGCTGCTGGACGTGCGCGGCCTGCGGGTTGCCTTCGGCCCCAAGACCGTGGTCGACGGCGTGGACTTCGCACTCGCGCCGGGCGAGCGGCTGGCTTTGGTGGGCGAGTCGGGTTCGGGCAAGTCGGTCACGGCGCTGGCGCTGCTGGGCCTGCTGCACGGCGCGCGCACCCAGGGGCAGGCTCTGTTCGAGACCGCGCAGGGCCGGCGCGACCTGCTGGGCCTGCCCGAGCGCGAGCTGCGCGGCCTGCGCGGCGACGACATCGCGATGATCTTTCAGGAGCCGATGACGGCGCTCAACCCGCTGATGACGGTGGGCGAGCAGATCGCCGAGGTCTTGCGGCTGAAACGGGCCCTGACGCCCGCCCAATCCGCGCAAGCAGCTACTGATTTGTTAGCAAGGACCGGCATCCCCGAGCCCGCGCGGCGCGCCGGCGCCTACCCGCACCAACTATCGGGCGGCCAGCGCCAGCGCGCCATGATCGCCATGGCGCTGGCTTGCCAGCCCCGGCTGCTGCTGGCCGACGAGCCCACCACCGCGCTGGACGTCAGCCTGCGCGGGCAAATCCTGGCCTTGCTGGGCGAGCTGCAGCGCGAGACCGGCATGGCGGTGCTGCTGATCACGCACGATCTGAACCTGGTGCGCCGCTTTGCCGACCGCGTGGCGGTGATGCAGCACGGCCGCCTGGTGGAGCAGGGCGCCACGGCGGCGCTCCTTGCCGCGCCGCGCCATGCGTACACGCAGCAGCTGCTGGCCAGCCGGCCCGAGCGCGACGTCGACGAGAGCCCCGCAGCGCCGGGCGCCACGCCGGTGCTGGCCGCGCGGGGGCTGCGCGTGGTCTACCCGACGCCGCTGCCGGGCATTTGCGGCTGGTTCAAGAAGGGCGAATTCGTCGCGCTGCAGGGCGCCGACTTCAGCCTGCCGCCCGGCCGCACGCTGGGCGTGATCGGCGAGTCGGGCTCGGGCAAGTCCACCCTGGCGCAGGCGGCCCTGGGCCTGCTGGCGCGCCGGCAGGTGGGTGGCGACATCCGGGTGGCGGGCCGGCCCTGGCAGCACCGGGCGGGGCCCGACCGGCCGCTGCGCCGGGCCGTGCAGGTGGTCTTCCAGGACCCGTTCTCGTCCCTGTCGCCGCGCATGACGGTGCAGGAGATCGTCGGCGAGGGCCTGCGCGTGCACCAGCGCGAGCTGCCCGAGGCCGAGCGCGTCGCGCGCGTGCACCAGGCCCTGGCGGACGTCGGCCTGGGCGGGGAGCGCTTTGCCGGCTTGCTGGCGCGCTACCCGCACGAGTTCTCGGGCGGCCAGCGCCAGCGCATCGCCCTGGCGCGGGCGCTGATCGTCGGGCCCGAGCTGCTGGTGCTGGACGAACCCACCAGCGCGCTCGACGTCACCATCCAGAAGCAGGTGCTGGCCCTGCTGCAGGCGCTGCAGCGTGAGCGGCGGCTGGCTTACCTGCTGATCACGCACGACGTGGCCGTGGTGCGCGCCATGGCGCACGAGGTGATCGTGCTCAAGGACGGCGTGGTGGTCGAGTCCGGCGCCGCCGCGCAGGTGCTGGGCGCGCCGCGGCACCCCTACACGCAAAAGCTGCTGGCGGCGGCCTGA
- the infB gene encoding translation initiation factor IF-2, with protein sequence MTNTTVADFANELKRPADALLEQLHAAGVGKRSTTDVLTDSDKQQLLTYLEASHGTGAARKKITLTKKTTSEIKQADASGKARTIQVEVRKKRTFIKREDEVAPAAPAPAAESAAPAEPAPAPIIDAAEQARRDEEARRHAELLRRQAEEQAEKRRLREEQERQAAAEQARLAAEQAAAAAQATAAPAAPAADKQPAEAEAVEATPAKAEPAPEPAAAAPSAEDEAALAREYDAKRRKALAEAEAIRAMMNAPRKVLVAKKPDEGKAAATTPAVKAKAGAAAKTAAPGVNKELKSAKLSSSWAGDPSKKKGIPTRGDSSGGVGRNNWRGGPRGRRGERGRDERAVEEVPAEHRVLEVHVPETITVAELAHKMAIKASEVIKVLMKMGQMVTINQPLDQDTAMIVVEEMGHTAVVAALDDPEAFTDQEVQAQDAEALTRPPVVTVMGHVDHGKTSLLDYIRRAKVAAGEAGGITQHIGAYHVQTPRGVVSFLDTPGHEAFTAMRARGAQATDIVILVVAADDGVMPQTREAIKHAKAAQVPIVVAITKSDKPDANPEKVKAELVAEEVVPEEFGGDSPFIAVSSKTGQGIDELLEQVLLQAEVLELKAPVDAAAKGLVIEASLDKGRGPVATVLVQSGTLNVGDVVLAGQTFGRVRAMLDENGKATKSAGPSIPVEIQGLAEVPQAGDDFMVLTDERRAREIATYRAGKFRNTKLARQQAAKLENMFSDMGAGEVKHLPIIVKADVQGSQEALAATLLKLSTDEVKVQMVYTGVGGISESDINLAIASKAIVIGFNVRADAGARKLAEGNDVEIHYYNVIYDAVDELKAAMSGMLAPEQKEEVIGTAEIRTVFVASKIGTVAGCMVTHGLVRRDAHFRLLRDNVVIYTGELESLKRVKDDVREVKEGFECGIKLKNYNDIKEGDQLEFFEIKEIARTL encoded by the coding sequence ATGACGAACACCACCGTTGCCGATTTCGCGAACGAACTCAAGCGCCCCGCTGACGCGCTGCTGGAGCAGCTGCACGCCGCCGGGGTGGGCAAGCGCTCGACCACCGACGTGCTGACCGACTCCGACAAGCAGCAGCTGCTGACCTATCTGGAGGCCAGCCACGGCACCGGCGCCGCGCGCAAGAAGATCACGCTGACCAAGAAGACCACCAGCGAGATCAAGCAGGCCGACGCCTCGGGCAAGGCGCGCACCATCCAGGTGGAGGTGCGCAAGAAGCGCACCTTCATCAAGCGCGAGGACGAGGTGGCGCCGGCAGCGCCCGCGCCCGCCGCCGAGTCGGCAGCACCCGCCGAGCCGGCGCCCGCGCCCATCATCGACGCCGCCGAACAGGCGCGGCGCGATGAAGAAGCCCGCCGCCACGCCGAGCTGCTGCGCCGCCAGGCCGAGGAGCAAGCCGAAAAGCGCCGCCTGCGCGAAGAGCAGGAACGCCAGGCCGCGGCCGAGCAGGCCCGCCTGGCTGCCGAGCAAGCCGCCGCGGCCGCCCAGGCCACCGCGGCGCCTGCCGCACCGGCCGCGGACAAGCAGCCGGCCGAGGCCGAAGCCGTCGAGGCCACGCCCGCCAAGGCCGAGCCAGCACCCGAGCCGGCCGCCGCCGCGCCCAGCGCCGAGGACGAAGCCGCCCTGGCGCGCGAGTACGATGCCAAGCGCCGCAAGGCACTGGCCGAGGCCGAGGCCATCCGCGCCATGATGAACGCGCCGCGCAAGGTGCTGGTGGCCAAGAAGCCGGACGAGGGCAAGGCCGCCGCCACCACCCCCGCGGTCAAGGCCAAGGCGGGCGCCGCGGCCAAGACGGCGGCGCCGGGCGTCAACAAGGAACTCAAGTCGGCCAAGCTGTCGTCCAGCTGGGCCGGCGATCCGTCCAAGAAAAAAGGCATTCCCACGCGCGGCGACAGCAGCGGTGGGGTGGGGCGCAACAACTGGCGCGGCGGGCCCCGGGGCCGCCGTGGCGAGCGCGGCCGCGACGAGCGCGCCGTCGAGGAGGTGCCGGCCGAGCATCGCGTGCTCGAGGTGCACGTGCCCGAGACCATCACCGTGGCCGAGCTGGCGCACAAGATGGCCATCAAGGCCTCCGAGGTCATCAAGGTGCTGATGAAGATGGGCCAGATGGTCACCATCAACCAGCCGCTGGACCAGGACACGGCCATGATCGTGGTCGAGGAAATGGGTCACACGGCCGTGGTGGCCGCGCTGGACGACCCTGAGGCCTTCACCGACCAGGAGGTGCAGGCGCAGGACGCCGAGGCGCTGACGCGCCCGCCCGTGGTCACCGTCATGGGCCACGTCGACCACGGCAAGACCTCGCTGCTGGACTACATCCGCCGCGCCAAGGTGGCGGCGGGCGAGGCCGGCGGCATCACCCAGCACATCGGCGCCTACCACGTGCAGACGCCGCGCGGCGTGGTGTCCTTCCTGGACACCCCCGGCCACGAGGCCTTCACCGCCATGCGGGCGCGCGGCGCGCAGGCCACCGACATCGTCATCCTGGTGGTGGCCGCCGACGACGGCGTGATGCCGCAGACGCGCGAGGCCATCAAGCACGCCAAGGCGGCACAGGTGCCCATCGTGGTGGCCATCACCAAGTCCGACAAGCCCGACGCCAACCCCGAGAAGGTCAAGGCCGAGCTGGTGGCCGAAGAGGTGGTGCCCGAGGAGTTCGGTGGCGACTCGCCCTTCATTGCCGTGTCCAGCAAGACCGGCCAGGGCATCGATGAGCTGCTGGAGCAGGTGCTGCTGCAGGCCGAGGTGTTGGAGCTGAAGGCGCCGGTCGATGCCGCCGCCAAGGGCCTGGTGATCGAGGCCAGCCTGGACAAGGGCCGCGGCCCGGTGGCCACCGTGCTGGTGCAGTCCGGCACCCTGAACGTGGGCGACGTGGTGCTGGCCGGCCAGACCTTCGGCCGCGTGCGCGCCATGCTGGACGAAAACGGCAAGGCCACCAAGTCGGCCGGCCCCTCGATCCCGGTCGAGATCCAGGGCCTGGCCGAGGTGCCGCAGGCCGGCGACGACTTCATGGTGCTGACCGACGAGCGGCGCGCGCGCGAGATCGCCACCTACCGCGCCGGCAAGTTCCGCAACACCAAGCTGGCCAGGCAGCAGGCCGCCAAGCTGGAGAACATGTTCTCCGACATGGGCGCGGGCGAGGTCAAGCACCTGCCCATCATCGTCAAGGCCGACGTGCAGGGCTCGCAGGAGGCGCTGGCCGCCACGCTGCTCAAGCTGTCGACCGACGAAGTCAAGGTGCAGATGGTCTACACCGGCGTGGGCGGCATCAGCGAGAGCGACATCAACCTGGCGATCGCCTCCAAGGCCATCGTCATCGGCTTCAACGTGCGCGCCGACGCCGGCGCGCGCAAGCTGGCCGAAGGCAACGACGTCGAGATCCACTACTACAACGTGATCTACGACGCGGTCGACGAACTGAAGGCCGCCATGTCCGGCATGCTGGCGCCCGAGCAGAAGGAAGAGGTCATCGGCACGGCCGAGATCCGCACCGTGTTCGTGGCCTCCAAGATCGGCACCGTGGCCGGCTGCATGGTCACGCACGGGCTGGTGCGCCGCGACGCGCACTTCCGCCTGCTGCGCGACAACGTGGTCATCTACACCGGCGAGCTGGAGTCGCTCAAGCGCGTCAAGGACGACGTGCGCGAGGTCAAGGAAGGCTTCGAGTGCGGCATCAAGCTCAAGAACTACAACGACATCAAAGAGGGCGATCAGCTCGAGTTCTTCGAGATCAAGGAGATCGCACGGACTTTGTGA
- the chrA gene encoding chromate efflux transporter has product MSSPAPPGTCARPDSPWAVGLIFLCLGLTSFGGPVAHLGYFRQEFVVRRRWLDEAAYAELVALCQFLPGPASSQVGLALGLRRAGYPGALAAWCGFTLPSALALVLLALGLTHWNMAHPGAQGALHGLKVVAVAVVAQATWGMARQLCPDGRRRVLAVLVAATALAWPTPWTQVGAMALAAALGAAGALRLPPGPATPQQGAPAARSLRAGAAWLALFFALLLGLPLLTALAHGSAHAVLLLVDAFYRAGSLVFGGGHVVLPLLQAEVVPPGWVSEDTFLAGYGAAQAVPGPLFTFAAFLGAARTVAPQGWLGGAIALAAIFAPAFLLLAGALPFWERLRHSGRARRALAAVNAAVVGVLLAALIDPVARYGLRGAADAALAAVALLALMRWRAPPWLVVLGCALAGAAMALV; this is encoded by the coding sequence ATGTCCTCCCCCGCACCGCCCGGCACCTGCGCGCGCCCCGACAGCCCATGGGCCGTGGGGCTGATTTTCCTGTGCCTGGGGCTGACATCGTTCGGCGGGCCGGTGGCGCACCTGGGCTACTTTCGCCAGGAATTCGTGGTGCGCCGCCGCTGGCTGGACGAAGCCGCCTACGCCGAGCTGGTGGCGCTGTGCCAGTTCTTGCCCGGCCCGGCCAGCAGCCAGGTCGGCCTGGCGCTGGGATTGCGGCGCGCGGGCTACCCCGGCGCGCTGGCGGCCTGGTGCGGCTTCACGCTGCCGTCGGCGCTGGCGCTGGTGCTGCTGGCGCTCGGCCTGACGCACTGGAACATGGCGCACCCAGGGGCCCAGGGCGCCCTGCACGGCCTCAAGGTGGTGGCGGTGGCGGTGGTGGCGCAAGCCACGTGGGGCATGGCGCGGCAGCTGTGCCCCGACGGCCGGCGCCGCGTGCTGGCGGTGCTGGTCGCGGCCACCGCGCTGGCCTGGCCCACGCCCTGGACGCAGGTGGGCGCGATGGCCCTGGCGGCTGCCTTGGGCGCCGCGGGCGCGTTGCGGCTGCCGCCCGGGCCGGCCACGCCCCAGCAGGGCGCGCCGGCGGCGCGCTCCCTGCGCGCTGGCGCCGCCTGGCTGGCGCTGTTCTTCGCCCTGCTGCTGGGCCTGCCGCTGCTGACGGCGCTGGCGCACGGCAGCGCGCATGCCGTGCTGCTGCTGGTGGACGCCTTCTACCGCGCCGGCTCGCTGGTGTTCGGCGGCGGTCACGTGGTGCTGCCGCTGCTGCAGGCGGAGGTGGTGCCGCCGGGCTGGGTGAGCGAAGACACCTTCCTGGCCGGCTACGGGGCGGCGCAGGCCGTGCCGGGGCCGCTGTTCACGTTTGCCGCCTTTCTGGGCGCCGCCCGCACGGTGGCGCCCCAGGGCTGGCTGGGTGGCGCCATCGCGCTGGCGGCCATTTTTGCGCCGGCCTTCCTGCTGCTGGCCGGCGCGCTGCCGTTCTGGGAGCGCCTGCGCCACAGCGGGCGGGCGCGCCGCGCGCTGGCCGCCGTCAACGCCGCGGTGGTGGGCGTGCTGCTGGCGGCGCTGATCGACCCGGTGGCGCGCTACGGGCTGCGCGGCGCGGCGGATGCCGCGCTGGCGGCCGTGGCCCTGCTGGCGCTGATGCGCTGGCGCGCACCGCCCTGGCTGGTGGTGCTGGGGTGTGCGCTGGCCGGGGCGGCGATGGCGCTGGTTTGA
- the truB gene encoding tRNA pseudouridine(55) synthase TruB, which yields MTATRTRVMRRPVHGVLLLDKPLGLSSNQALQKAKWLLRAEKAGHTGTLDPLATGVLPLCFGAATKFSGLHLDADKTYAATLLLGERTSTGDAEGEVIERRAVPALTQDDLERVRQRFVGTITQVPPMHSALKKDGRALYEYARAGIEVERAPRTVQVYKLNMALARTDQAQSAIDIVVTCSKGTYIRTLGEDIGQALGCGGHLIALRRLATGPFDESACITLDAFEALDEDQRMARLLPPEVLLEGHAPITLENEEAGRFLSGLRRRGPWPDAAQVAVYGQAPRALLGTAHVKAGELIPNRLLSPLELRQMQAQAVSAA from the coding sequence ATGACCGCGACACGCACGAGGGTCATGAGGCGCCCCGTGCACGGGGTGTTGCTGCTCGACAAGCCGTTGGGCCTGTCCAGCAACCAGGCTTTGCAAAAAGCCAAGTGGCTGCTGCGCGCCGAAAAGGCCGGCCACACCGGTACGCTCGACCCGCTGGCCACCGGCGTGCTGCCGCTGTGCTTTGGCGCCGCCACCAAGTTCAGCGGCCTGCACCTGGACGCCGACAAGACCTACGCCGCCACGCTGCTGTTGGGCGAGCGCACCAGCACGGGTGACGCCGAGGGCGAGGTGATCGAGCGCCGTGCCGTGCCCGCGCTGACGCAGGACGACCTGGAGCGCGTGCGCCAGCGTTTCGTGGGCACCATCACCCAGGTGCCGCCCATGCACAGCGCGCTCAAGAAGGACGGCCGGGCCCTGTACGAATACGCCCGCGCGGGCATCGAGGTGGAGCGGGCACCGCGCACGGTGCAGGTTTACAAGCTGAACATGGCTCTGGCCCGCACCGATCAAGCCCAATCAGCTATCGATATCGTAGTCACCTGCAGCAAGGGCACCTACATCCGCACCCTGGGCGAGGACATCGGCCAGGCCCTGGGCTGCGGCGGGCACCTGATCGCGCTGCGGCGCCTGGCCACCGGGCCTTTCGACGAATCGGCCTGCATCACGCTGGATGCCTTCGAGGCCCTGGACGAAGACCAGCGCATGGCTCGCCTGCTGCCGCCCGAGGTGCTGCTGGAAGGCCATGCGCCGATCACCCTGGAAAACGAGGAGGCCGGGCGTTTTCTGAGCGGCCTGCGCCGGCGCGGCCCCTGGCCCGACGCCGCGCAGGTGGCCGTGTACGGGCAGGCGCCGCGCGCCCTGCTGGGCACGGCCCACGTCAAAGCCGGCGAGCTGATCCCCAACCGCCTGCTGTCGCCGCTGGAGCTGCGCCAGATGCAGGCCCAGGCCGTATCGGCGGCGTGA
- a CDS encoding ABC transporter permease: MVETPAPSPSPARRAWRRFRRNRLGFVSLVLFGVLVGLSLLAEVISNDKPLVVRYDGQFYFSLLKAYPEKVFGGDFETETDYLDPFIRAQLAKPGNWAVYPPNPYGAHTINYFAQAPNPAPPSRANWLGTDDRGRDLLAQLIYGFRVCVLFGLALTAVGTALGIAAGAVQGFFGGKTDLALQRFIEVWGSMPELYLLIIFSAILAPSIGLLLVLLSLFGWMGLSDYVRAEFLRNRQLDYVKSARALGVPNAQIIWRHILPNSMVPVVTFLPFRMSAAILALTSLDFLGLGVPPGTPSLGELLSQGKNNIDAWWISISTFGVLVLTLLLLTFMGEALRDALDPRKGEA; this comes from the coding sequence ATGGTTGAAACGCCGGCGCCCAGTCCATCGCCAGCCCGCCGCGCCTGGCGGCGCTTTCGGCGCAACCGGCTGGGCTTCGTCAGCCTGGTGCTGTTTGGCGTGCTGGTGGGCCTGAGCCTGCTGGCCGAGGTGATCTCCAACGACAAGCCGCTGGTGGTGCGCTACGACGGGCAGTTCTACTTTTCACTGCTCAAGGCCTACCCCGAGAAGGTGTTCGGCGGCGACTTCGAGACCGAGACCGACTACCTCGACCCCTTCATCCGCGCGCAGTTGGCCAAGCCCGGTAACTGGGCCGTCTACCCGCCCAACCCCTACGGCGCGCACACCATCAATTACTTTGCCCAGGCGCCCAATCCGGCGCCGCCCAGCCGCGCCAACTGGCTGGGCACCGACGACCGCGGGCGCGACCTGCTGGCGCAGCTGATCTACGGCTTTCGCGTCTGCGTGCTGTTTGGTTTGGCCTTGACGGCGGTGGGTACCGCGCTGGGCATTGCGGCGGGCGCGGTGCAGGGCTTTTTCGGCGGCAAGACCGACCTGGCCTTGCAGCGCTTCATCGAGGTGTGGGGCTCCATGCCCGAGCTGTACCTGCTCATCATCTTCAGCGCCATCCTGGCGCCCAGCATCGGCCTGCTGCTGGTGCTGCTCAGCCTGTTCGGCTGGATGGGCCTGTCCGACTACGTGCGTGCCGAATTTTTGCGCAACCGCCAGCTCGACTACGTCAAGAGCGCGCGTGCGCTGGGCGTGCCCAACGCGCAGATCATCTGGCGCCACATCCTGCCCAACAGCATGGTGCCGGTGGTCACGTTTCTGCCGTTTCGCATGAGCGCGGCCATCCTGGCGCTGACCTCGCTGGATTTCCTGGGCCTGGGCGTGCCGCCGGGCACGCCCAGCCTGGGCGAGCTGCTGAGCCAGGGCAAGAACAACATCGACGCGTGGTGGATCTCGATCTCCACCTTCGGCGTGCTGGTGCTCACCCTGTTGTTGCTCACTTTCATGGGCGAGGCGCTGCGCGACGCGCTGGACCCGCGCAAGGGGGAGGCATGA